The genomic DNA TATCGGCGGCCTACTTGCTACGCTGATCTGCTTCGCCGTGAACTTAATCGTTATGCCGCACTTCCTGTGGGTATTTTACGTGGCGGTCGCAGTCTTTTATCTGCTCGTATCACTGAACCATACGATACTGTCGGCATCGCACCTCGGCGGTAAAATAACCGCGCAGGTCATCAGTCTGACCATACTGCTGCTCGTTATCGACGGCATGTCCGGCTCAATGCAGTGGTCAGTTAATTACGTCGTACCGTTCGTGATTATTGCAGGCATTCTGCTGATTTCAATCATGATGCTGAAAGTCCGCATGAAATGGACGGGCTACATCAGTTTCTTATTGATGATGATCGGCTTTGGATTTCTGCCGCTTATACTTTATTTATCAGGCGTCGCAGATGTTCTCTGGCCGAGCGTCTCTGCAGGATCATTTGGCGTGGCGACGTTTATCGCAATGCTGCTCGTTGCCAACCAGTCAGTAATGACCCAGCTCGGCAGAAGATTTCATTTTTAATATAATAGAAGATAAAAGGGACGGATGAGATGAAAGTACTATTCAGAGGTGTGGCGGTTTTGACCGCAATATCCGGTGTTTTTATGTATATCTACCGGGCATTGTTTGTAAATAAAAGGAGTATCGGCAGCGAACTCGCCGAAGACTTAATCAGAGTGGCGAACTTTGATATCGCTGATGTGGATGATGAAATGCTCGAGCGTAATGCTGAAGAAAACCGGCAGGAGTACGAAATTCCGAGGAGCATTTTAAGGTCACATATCGGGAGTTATGAATTGGATGGTATGAAAATATTCACCATTTCTCCTAAACATGAGAAGCGGAAGCAGCGGGTATTGTACCTGCACGGCGGAGGATACATAAACCAGCCGTCAGTATTCCACTGGCGATTTTTAAGCAAGCTCGTTAAAGAAACAGCAATGGAATTTATCGTGCCGATATATCCGAAAACACCGGAGCATACTTACGATGAAGCATACGAACAGGTGCAGAAATTATATAAACAGCTCGTGAGTGAGAACGGCAATATCATTATTATGGGAGACTCGGCAGGCGGCGGGCTGACACTGGGGTTAGTGCAGTGGCTGAAGAAAGAACAGCTGCCGATGCCGAAAGCGCAGATTGTGATTTCGCCGTGGCTCGATATTACACTGGGGAACCCGGATATAGAAGCGTTCGAAACAGTTGAACCGATGCTGAAACCCGACAACCTGAAAATTATCGGAAAAATCTGGTCGGGCGATGCAGATCCGGATTACTATAAAGTATCGCCGATGTATGGTGAATTGGCGGGGCTGCCGAAACTTTATCTGATTGTCGGGACACGTGAGATTATCCTGCCCGACGCACGGAAATACGTGCAGCTGCTTGAAGCGGCCGGTGCAGACTACGAATATTACGAATACGAGATGCAGAATCACGTCTTTCCGCTGTATCCGATAAAAGAAGGTATCGATGCGAGAAAACAGATCGGTGAAATACTGATTGGTTATGATGAATAGGTGTTGGAATGGGGAGTGCAGCTGAGGCTGCGCTTTTTTGTATGGGCGGGTGTGCGAGGTCTGTTGGAACGACGGTGATTTTATGTCGTAACTTAATCGGTTTTATAATCTGAGCGTTCTCGGTTCACAACAAGCATCCGCTGTTGTCATTCCAGCGGCTCCGGTTCACAACGGGCATTCGCCGTTGTTAATCCAGCCCTTCCGGTTCACAACGGGCATTCGCCGTTGTTAATCCAGCGGCTCCGGTTCACAACAGGCATTCGCCGTTGTTAATCCAGCCCTTCCGGTTCACAACAGGCATCCGCCGTTGTTAATCCGACCACCCTCATCTCAGCTTGTCCTTAAAAACTGTGACAATCCCCAATAAGTTATTAGAAAATTAAAAAAGTTAGCGTTTTCATGACGGGATAATTCTGTTATACTTCTAGTTAATTACATAAGGAGGAGGCATACTATGAAATTTAATAAATACTTAGCAATGTTACTAGGTGCGACATTAGTACTTTCTGCGTGTGGTGATGACTCGGGTGAAGAGGATTCAGCGGCAGATACAGAAGAAGCGGCAGATGGTGAAGAGTCTTCCGGTGATGCAGCTTCACTTGATACAAATATCGTAACTATCGCTACCGGCGGTTCATCGGGTCCTTACAATATTATTGCAACAACGCTCGCAGAGGGTTACAGCAGTGAATTCGATGTGAACTCAAGAACACAAACAACTGGTGCTTCAGCGGAAAACTTAAACTTAATGGCGGAAGAGAAAGTCGAAATGTCATTTGTAATGAGTGATGCTTTAACTCAGGCGGTTAACGGTGAAGAGACGTTCTCTGAACCGATTGACAACATTCAGCAGGTGGCGGCACTTTATCCTAACTTTGTTCAGTTAATTTCAACTGACGGTGCGGGGATTGAAAGTGTTGAAGATCTTGCAGGCAAACGCGTCGCAGTTGGTGACCAGAACTCGGGTGTTGAAATCGCAACACGTGCGGTGCTGGAAGCTCACGGTTTGTCTTACGATGATATTGAAGTCGACTACTTAGGTTATGCGGAAGCATCTGAAGCAATGCGGGGCGGACAGCTTGATGCGGCATTCTTAACAAGCGGTCTGCCTAACGCATCAGTAATGGAACTTCAAAACTCAGTAGATCTTAAAATTGTCCCGATTGAACAGGAAGCTGTAGATGTACTGAGCGAAGATGCAGATTACTTCGAAGCACTTGAAATCCCTGCAGATACGTACGGCAACGAAGAAGCTGTACCGACTGTAGCAATTATGAACGCACTCGTTGTCCGTTCGGATATGAGTGAAAATGATGTCTACAACTTAACGAAATACCTGTTTGAAAATCTGGATACTTTAAGCAATGCCCATCAGGCAGCTGGAGATATCGATGTTGAAACGGCACAAGACAGCGCCGTTATTGATATCCACCCTGGAGCACAAAAGTATTACGATGAGCAGTAAATTAAAATGGATGATTATGGGGAGCATGCTCGTTGTGCTCCTTTTCATCTTTCTGCTTCCGCAAAAAAAGATTGTAATTGATGCTGAAAGTGCCGGAGATCTTTATCTTCCTCCGGACACTTTTGAAATTCACTGGATTCATTCCATTGAGAAAGAAGAATGGTTCGAAGTTTACGATATAGAAAACGACGGTTTTATTTTAACGGAGTCGCATTTTAAAACGTTTGGTGCCGGTGTACCAAGTGATTCGGATGAGCCGGCTGAAATGACAGAGGACGGTTTCGTAAAGTACACGGTAAACGACCCGTATCCGGATATTTATCTGAACGTTTCTGATAATGTCGAAACGAAAATTGTCCAGAATCAAGAAGAAATCCTGCTGTACGAATTGTATAAACCGTATACAGCGGTTGAGATTACTGTTAAAAATATACCTTTAATAAAACAAATTCTGGGGGGTTAATATGAACAAGCGCACAGAACCGGCAGTCGCTCCTGATACGCAGGCGATTCAGGAGAAATATGATAAAGATGCACGAACGCGGAAATTCAGCAGTAAAGGCACCATATGGACAGTAACAATTTTAGCGGTGCTGTACTCGCTCTTCCATTTATATATGGTATTTAACCCGATGCCTGCACTGCAGCAGCGCTCGATTCACGTCGCAGTCGGACTGGCATTAGTTTATATGCTGTACCCGATGTTTAAAAAACAGGATAGATCGAAACTTCCAATTTTAGACTGGGTGCTGGCAGCAGCAAGTTTATTTACAGCCGGATACATATTAATTGAGTACCAGGCTATTGTGACAGAACGCGGCGGCATTCCGAACAATGTCGATATAGTGATGGCGATTGTAACCGTGCTGTTAATACTTGAAGCGGCACGCCGTGTTACGGGCTGGATACTGCCGATACTGGCATTAATCTTTTTAGTTTATCCATTTATCAGTCATCTCGATTTTCTGCCGAATATGATGATGACGCGTCCGTTCGACCTTGGAGATATTTTTGGGCAGCTGTATTTAAAAACTGAAGGACTGTATTCCACAGCTATCGGTGCATCTGTAAACTTTATCTTCCTGTTTATTTTATTTGGTGCCTTTCTTCAAAAGTCCGGGATGGGTCAATTCTTTAATGATCTGGCGATGGCATTGGCCGGTGCCCAGCGGGGCGGACCGGCTAAAGTTGCTGTAGTATCGAGCGGGTTTATGGGAAGTATTAACGGTGCAGCAGTTGCGAACGTTGTAAGTACCGGTGCATTTACAATTCCTTTAATGAAAAAAATCGGTTATCACAGAAATTTTGCCGGAGCAGTTGAAGCCAGTGCCTCTGTCGGCGGACAGATACTGCCGCCGATTATGGGTGCGAGTGCATTCATTATGGCTGAAACGACTGGTATTAATTACGGTACTATCGCTCTCGCTGCATTGCTCCCGGCATTGTTATATTACTTTGCAGTAATCCTGCAGGTACATTACAGAGCAGGAAAACGGGATTTAAAAGGAATTCCGAAAGCAGACCTGCCGAGAGTGAAACAGGTCATGAAAGAACGCGGACATCTGCTGATTCCGCTGGTCGGTTTAATTGTGATGCTGTTTATGAACATGCCGATTCCAAGAGCGGCGATCTTCACAATCTTCCTGACAATTATCATTGCGACATTAAGAAAAACGACGCGCATGTCATTTAAAGATATTTTCGATGGTCTTGCACTTGGTGCCCAGCAGGCGTTATCGGTTATGATTGCCTGTGCGGTTGTCGGAATCATTATCGGAGTTGTATCATTAACAAGTTTCGGTGCGATTATGACATCAGCGATTGCAGGACTTGGCGGAGGTTCATTACTTCTGACATTATTCTTTACGATGATTGCATCAATGGTGCTCGGTATGGGTCTGCCGTCAATTCCGGCATACATCATCACAGCAACAATGGCGGCACCGGCACTAGCAGAATTCGGTGTGCCGATTCTGTTAGCGCACATGTTCGTATTCTACTTTGGTATATTTGCAAACGTCACACCGCCGGTAGCACTTGCGGCATTCGCCGGTGCGGGAATCGCCGACGGAGATCCGATGAGAACCGGATTCCAGGCATTGAAACTGTCACTCGCAGGATTCCTGATTCCGTTTATCTTCATCTATGAACCGGCTATGCTGCTCGTTGACGTTGAAGGGCTGATGACTAATGCGCGGGAATATCCGTTTGCAAGTATTATGGACATCGTCATAGTGCTCATCAGTACCGCGATTGGACTGACAGCATTGTCAGCGGGACTTGAAGGATTCTTCAAAACACACATTAATCCGGTAATCCGGGCGGTTCTAATCGCATCAGCAGTTCTGCTGGTCGTTCCGGAAACGTACACGGACATTATTGGACTAAGCGTTGCAATAATAATTTTTGTGCTAAACTATGCGAAATGGAAAAAAGAAGAACCTGCAGCAGTTTAAATTGATAAAAATCGCAGCACCCCTGAAACCGGACTTTAAGTTTGGTTCGGGGGTGCTTTTGATTGTGAGGGCAGAGTGTTTGTTCGATGATGATAGCATTCCGGTGTTGTATTTTAAAAGTTTTTCCAGCCTTAGTGTTACCGGTTCACAACAGGCATCCACCGTTGTTAATCCAGCGGCCCCGCTCCACAACAGGTACCCACCGTTGTCAATCCAGCGGCCCCGCTCCACAACAGGCATCCGCCGTTGTTAATCAAGCGGCCCCGCTCCACAACAGGCATCCGCCGTTGTTAATCAAGCGGCCCCGATTCACAACAGGCACCCGCCGTTGTTAATCCAACGATCCCGATTCACAACAAAAATGAATTTCCACTTCAAACAGTGCTAAATACCATCCCCGTCACCGCCATATTAGTAAGCGTATCCAATAATGAGACTTTTCAGAAATAACGGTTGTACAATTTCATATTCTAGTGTAAAATTCTGAATATTATAAGAAGTTGATTTTGACTTCTGGGAATTGGGGGGAATTAAATGAAAAAGTTTAGTTTTATCGCATTACTCGGTGTATTAATACTTATTCTCGCTGCATGTACTGATGACAGTAATGTGGAAGAGGAAGCGACTGAAGGTGAAGAGACTGCTGCCGAAGGCGGTACTCTGACTCTGGCACTACCTAGTGATGCAGTATCGATGGACCCGCATGGCAGTAACGATGTGCCGTCTGAACAAATCCGCGATACAATTTATGAGCCGTTGTTAACTCAGGATGAGAATTTTGAAATCGTTCCTGTTTTAGCTGAAGAGTATGAACAAATTGACGATACAACATGGGAGTTCAAACTCCGTGAAGGTGTGACTTTCCATGATGGCAGTGAATTTAACGCGGAAGTAGTTAAAGCGAATATCGAACGTGTGAAAGATATAGCGAAGGCATCACCGCGTTCATTCCTGCTCGATATGGTAAGCGAAGTTAATATTATCGACGATTATACTGTTGAACTTGTAACTGAGTATCCATTCGCGCCGCTTGCGAACAACTTAACGCATGGTGCAGGTAAAATGATCAGTAAAGATTTAATCGATGCTGATTACCAGCAGGCACTTGACGAGGCAGGGAGCGATTTATCGCTTGATGAGTATTACGAACTCCGCGACGCAGGCGGAAGTGAGCACGAAGATGTAGCGAATGAAATCAGCGCATATGTCGGCCAGCTTGTTGAATCCGAGCCTGTTGGAACAAACTACTTCAAATTTGATTCAAGAAGCCCCGGTGAACAGACTTCTGTAGTACGCAACGACGACTACTGGGGAGATACTGCACTGCTTGACGGTGTAACGTTCAAAGTAGTATCAGAACCGGGTTCACGTATTGCTGAACTGGAGTCAGGTTCATCAGATGCAATTCTTGCGACACTTTCAAGCAATATTGAACGTGTGGACAGCAACGAAGATGTCACACTGTTACGCAATGAATCAGTATCAATCGACTACATCGGTTTCAATACTGAAAAAGAACCATTCAATGATCCGAAGGTACGCCAGGCAATCACGCACGCATTTGACAGTGAAGCTGTACTTGAAGGGGTTTACAACGGATCAGGTACACCGGCAGAAGCACCACTTGCACCCGGAGTACTTGGTTATTCTGAAGACCTTGAAGGATTAGACTACAATATGGAACGTGCACAGGAACTTCTTAATGAAGCAGGCGTTGAAGACTTAACTATTAACTTAATGGTTAACGATGATAACCCTGAACGTGTCGACGTTGCATTATGGTTACAGGAATCATTAAGCACACTTGGAATTACAGTGAACGTGGAACAAGTTGAGTGGGGTGCATACCTTGCAGCGACTGGTGCAGGTGAACATGATATGTTCATCCTGGGCTGGAGCAACTCAACAGGTGACCCGGATAACGGAATTTCACCATTATTCCACAGCGATAACATCGGTGATACTGGTAACCGTTCATTCTACAACAACCCTGAGCTGGACAGCATTTTAGACGAAGCCCGTCAGTCAACTGAAGAAAGCGAACGCGAACAGCTTTACATGGACGCTCAGCAGATCTTAGTAGACGAGGCACCGGCAATCTTTATCCGCCACGGTGAAAACTTAAATGCACACGGTAATCATGTTGAAGGATTCGAAGGCGATGCATACAACATCTTCGATTTCAGAGGAACTTCAATCCAGTAACAGAATA from Jeotgalicoccus saudimassiliensis includes the following:
- a CDS encoding DUF1850 domain-containing protein; translation: MSSKLKWMIMGSMLVVLLFIFLLPQKKIVIDAESAGDLYLPPDTFEIHWIHSIEKEEWFEVYDIENDGFILTESHFKTFGAGVPSDSDEPAEMTEDGFVKYTVNDPYPDIYLNVSDNVETKIVQNQEEILLYELYKPYTAVEITVKNIPLIKQILGG
- a CDS encoding DUF6320 domain-containing protein — its product is MNRCTECEIITAENTCRLCHRVLAEDGNAEENRAYPVYDQQEYKTRARISKLAIIGGLLATLICFAVNLIVMPHFLWVFYVAVAVFYLLVSLNHTILSASHLGGKITAQVISLTILLLVIDGMSGSMQWSVNYVVPFVIIAGILLISIMMLKVRMKWTGYISFLLMMIGFGFLPLILYLSGVADVLWPSVSAGSFGVATFIAMLLVANQSVMTQLGRRFHF
- a CDS encoding alpha/beta hydrolase translates to MKVLFRGVAVLTAISGVFMYIYRALFVNKRSIGSELAEDLIRVANFDIADVDDEMLERNAEENRQEYEIPRSILRSHIGSYELDGMKIFTISPKHEKRKQRVLYLHGGGYINQPSVFHWRFLSKLVKETAMEFIVPIYPKTPEHTYDEAYEQVQKLYKQLVSENGNIIIMGDSAGGGLTLGLVQWLKKEQLPMPKAQIVISPWLDITLGNPDIEAFETVEPMLKPDNLKIIGKIWSGDADPDYYKVSPMYGELAGLPKLYLIVGTREIILPDARKYVQLLEAAGADYEYYEYEMQNHVFPLYPIKEGIDARKQIGEILIGYDE
- a CDS encoding TRAP transporter permease, with protein sequence MNKRTEPAVAPDTQAIQEKYDKDARTRKFSSKGTIWTVTILAVLYSLFHLYMVFNPMPALQQRSIHVAVGLALVYMLYPMFKKQDRSKLPILDWVLAAASLFTAGYILIEYQAIVTERGGIPNNVDIVMAIVTVLLILEAARRVTGWILPILALIFLVYPFISHLDFLPNMMMTRPFDLGDIFGQLYLKTEGLYSTAIGASVNFIFLFILFGAFLQKSGMGQFFNDLAMALAGAQRGGPAKVAVVSSGFMGSINGAAVANVVSTGAFTIPLMKKIGYHRNFAGAVEASASVGGQILPPIMGASAFIMAETTGINYGTIALAALLPALLYYFAVILQVHYRAGKRDLKGIPKADLPRVKQVMKERGHLLIPLVGLIVMLFMNMPIPRAAIFTIFLTIIIATLRKTTRMSFKDIFDGLALGAQQALSVMIACAVVGIIIGVVSLTSFGAIMTSAIAGLGGGSLLLTLFFTMIASMVLGMGLPSIPAYIITATMAAPALAEFGVPILLAHMFVFYFGIFANVTPPVALAAFAGAGIADGDPMRTGFQALKLSLAGFLIPFIFIYEPAMLLVDVEGLMTNAREYPFASIMDIVIVLISTAIGLTALSAGLEGFFKTHINPVIRAVLIASAVLLVVPETYTDIIGLSVAIIIFVLNYAKWKKEEPAAV
- a CDS encoding TAXI family TRAP transporter solute-binding subunit, which codes for MKFNKYLAMLLGATLVLSACGDDSGEEDSAADTEEAADGEESSGDAASLDTNIVTIATGGSSGPYNIIATTLAEGYSSEFDVNSRTQTTGASAENLNLMAEEKVEMSFVMSDALTQAVNGEETFSEPIDNIQQVAALYPNFVQLISTDGAGIESVEDLAGKRVAVGDQNSGVEIATRAVLEAHGLSYDDIEVDYLGYAEASEAMRGGQLDAAFLTSGLPNASVMELQNSVDLKIVPIEQEAVDVLSEDADYFEALEIPADTYGNEEAVPTVAIMNALVVRSDMSENDVYNLTKYLFENLDTLSNAHQAAGDIDVETAQDSAVIDIHPGAQKYYDEQ
- a CDS encoding glutathione ABC transporter substrate-binding protein, translated to MKKFSFIALLGVLILILAACTDDSNVEEEATEGEETAAEGGTLTLALPSDAVSMDPHGSNDVPSEQIRDTIYEPLLTQDENFEIVPVLAEEYEQIDDTTWEFKLREGVTFHDGSEFNAEVVKANIERVKDIAKASPRSFLLDMVSEVNIIDDYTVELVTEYPFAPLANNLTHGAGKMISKDLIDADYQQALDEAGSDLSLDEYYELRDAGGSEHEDVANEISAYVGQLVESEPVGTNYFKFDSRSPGEQTSVVRNDDYWGDTALLDGVTFKVVSEPGSRIAELESGSSDAILATLSSNIERVDSNEDVTLLRNESVSIDYIGFNTEKEPFNDPKVRQAITHAFDSEAVLEGVYNGSGTPAEAPLAPGVLGYSEDLEGLDYNMERAQELLNEAGVEDLTINLMVNDDNPERVDVALWLQESLSTLGITVNVEQVEWGAYLAATGAGEHDMFILGWSNSTGDPDNGISPLFHSDNIGDTGNRSFYNNPELDSILDEARQSTEESEREQLYMDAQQILVDEAPAIFIRHGENLNAHGNHVEGFEGDAYNIFDFRGTSIQ